GAATTTCATAAAACCTTACTGaatagttctttaaaaaaaaaaaaaactttactgacAGCAACATTTTAAACAGTAGGATAACCCTCTAGAATCAGGCCCCACCGTTGACTATAGGAATGCACAGAATACATGACTCGCTcctctttgtttttatttgtatggtGTATTTAAGACACTTGCGGAAATCTGCACTCTTTCAGCACTTCAAATCTTTTAAAACTGACAGATGTTTCAAAGTGAATATCAGTCAAAACCAAAACATCCAGCTGCTATTTCTTTCGAAATTTGCTTCAGCTTCTCTTTTTGCTCCATTCCACACGCCACTCATTCCAGTCCAGCAGTGTCCGGTCTGTTTGCCACTTTGCTTGATCCAGTTCTGATAAACATCAACAAAAGAAAggataacaaaaacattttttttttgtctgtctatGCAAAATTTTATTGCAACATGCATTACACATTTACCTTTTAGGAATGTCTGGAAAATGTGATTAATCATCTTATGACTCTGTGATACTAACTCCCATGGGTCTGGAAAATAAAACAGTGTCAGAGACCTTAGGGTGGTACcagatttcatttttgaaagaaattaaaacgaAGCTGTGAAGAACAGAAGTACAGGACATTCAATAGATTGAATATTGTATTCAATAGATTTAACAACATATCGACAATATGTCAGCCTTGCTTtcatctgcatttattttaatttggtgtCTAACCTGACTTAAAGAAATGAAGCTACCATCCCTTGATCAGCAAGCGTAACCAGTACTATGCATCTAAAGATAAACATGACCTGAAGATCACAACGGAACGAGTGCTTACCCTTAGTGTTTGAGAGCTGCTTGAGCGCACCGCTCAGAGAGGAATCATCCAGCAGCACAGCACGGAGACACAAGGCCTGACACGCTGCCATGATTTCATCACGCACAGAAGCATcgcttcccacacacacacacacagtacctgGGGACAAAAACAAATGCATCCAATAAATCTGTCATTGCTGTTCTGGCACAGTTAAGCATAAATTCCCTAATGCCATTTCAGATCATGTTATTACGTCTGACCTCTGTTTACACTGTATAGCAGAATTTGGGAGGTTTTCGTACCATTTTTGATTCCAATGAGATACGGTTTGCTGTTGTTCTTCAATGCCAGCTGCAGTTCTCCTGGCCTTAAAATCAATAAGACATCATTTTAACAGTCAATACTGTTTTTTATGAGTATTTTTATGAGTAATAGGATCATAATGAATCCTATTAATTGAAGAAGATTGGGTTTAAGGGCCATACACAAGAAGACGGGCTCCTTCTGATTGGCCTCCACTGGACTGAGCAGTTGACCATCAAGCAGGTACTGATGCAGGACTATGGACAAGCGAGCCTCGTTGAGCGTTTCCATAACCACAGAACGAACCGCTTTGTAATTGGCAAACAGGTGGAGGACAGTGAACAGGAAGAACAGGATGAACGTCAACCTGAATAAAAGAGCACAAATCAGTATCTGCTACACACTTGATGTAGATCGTGGCTCACATATCTGGGTGTGACTCACAAGGGGTTATCTGTCACAAGCGGGATGAGTGCCAGGCTGACCAGCAGTCCTGCCAGGTTCACCAGGGTTTCCTTGTTAGGACAAGAAAGAAGAGAAATGACACACTGATACATGAAACCACTGACACATTTTGACCTACATTAAGAGGGAATTTTGCTGGGAAAATCAAGAAAGGAAAGCTATTATGAAGTATATGAGAGAAAGTGAATAAAAACCTGGCTCCCATCTTTGGCGGAGATATCAGCCATGTTGTTTCTGCGAGCCTGATGGACAGTTAAGGCAGCTCTTGTTGCTCCACCAGCGACTCCTACAATGGACTGGAATTACAGTAATAAGGAATATGTCTAGATATTTACTGTCAAGCTGATTTAAGGTTTAGAGGAAGATGTAGTTAATGTTTTACCTTAAATATCCCAGCAATGCAGACGATTAGAGTGAAAAATGGAGGGAAATGAGGAGCTGCAATCTCAATGAACATTGCCACGTCATTGAGAATGTCAGCGAAGAGCCTGAAAAGACAAGACAtgattatgtaaaatatttatgaaaagtaTTACATCAGTGTTTTAGTTTGAGTACACTTTTTAAAGTCATTGGTGTACCGTACCTCCATTTTTTGGCTTCAGAATCTAACTTGTTCCTGAAATACAAGGTCACaattaagtattaaataaaaCGAAACATCTTTACAATCTGAGTGGCTGGTCAAATATTACCCTTTGAGCCAAGCAAAAACTATTCTTCCCAGCATCCCAGttccatctgaaaaaaaaaaaaaaagagtggggGAAAATGGTTAGAAAAGCATGCATTCAAAAATGAACATAAGTCATTTGTGCACTTACCCCTCAGCAGCCACGTTATTGTAGCTGCTGCAACTGTTGCTTCTTGATTTCCAACACCAACACCCTTCAGTGAAGCCTGAGTGGCAAGCGTGCCAGACAGAGAGCTGGAAAATGCCTTGGAAAACAGAAGACGGTGCTATATTAATacaaaactatctatctatctatctcaatggggtcagtaagatttttttaaatgaataaactattacttttaaagattaattaaattgatcaaaattgacagcaAAGCCATTTTtgcacaaatatattaagcagcacaactgttttaacattgataatgataatatatctttcctgaacaccaaatcagcatataagaatgactTCTGAAAAAATCATGTGAAACTTTAAGATAATTAATTacctttgaaaatatattcaaatagaaaacattatttaagaatatttcttaattattactatgtttttgatcaaataaatgcagacctgGTGAATGTCAGAGACATTTTccatcttaccaaccccaagctTTTTGCtatttcaaggtaaaaaaaagaaataaatacataaaataaagtacttTTATTAAGTACTTTTAGTATTAAGTATTATCAAACAATTAATTCTGGGGCATTTCTTCTGTTTCTGTCATTATAAagggttaatattattattttataccaaAAAGTTTCATGTTTGGCTAATGATTTTTTCCCAAACAACCAAATCAAATAAACGTGAGCACTACATGATTGTCAGATCTCTGTCACTTGTACCTGCACAGTGTCCCAGAGCTGATACTGTAGGTAATCCTCACTGACACTTTCGGGATAGCCCTGCGGCAGGAACACACTctgggagaggagaggagaggagaggagagagcagttagtgagggctcagagagtgtgtgtgagggatcTGAAGGTGTCAGTCACGCACTTTAAACACGCCAGAGATCGAATTTCCCGCCAGTCTGCCGTCCGCTGCATCCTTCTGTCTCTTCATGCTCCCATCATCCTTCAGCATGTATTTCCATGACTCCTGTGAGCCATAGCGCTCTGTGGCTATCACCCCTTCACAGTCCTCCTTCTCTGCCATCTAGCATCAGTTAACACGCGTGCATTAAACACAAACTTAAAGCCAAATGAAAAACCAAAAGCAATAACTTCAGGTCTTTTACTTTGAATTTTCACACTCAACTGTAACAGCAGTCTCACACATTGCACCTCATGcacattatataacaaaatatatttttgaatgcagTAGAGTTTTCTTTATGTTGCCACACTGTGTAAGTTCGTAAATTACTCATACGTAAAGGAGTTTCTGCTTCCGTTTTCAGTAGATCTGACTGGAATCGCCCACCTCATCCACGTCCCACGTCTCCTCATACTTCCGTGTTTGAATCGCTGCGTCATGGGCATGGCGCGGCTTCTGATTGGCTCGTGGAATTTTACGTAGGCgcaataaaaaacatacaaaacgtGTGAGAAGATCCTCTGCTACTAGTTTTATTGATTACTTTACTTCATTTCCTTGTTTGTGTGGTTACATCATACACACTGATTTGTTTTACTTGGTTCGTGTGTATCTTCCACTTAAAATGCTTCTAGAATATTTAACAACATATTTCTGCACATTCTACACATGTAGgattatatttcaataattttttttttaatcaaatcccACAAGTTTGTAAGAAAGAGTTCCATTTTCCAAAAATATCtttaattatagtaatataaTGTTTGATCAGAGAGATGTGGGTGGGATGTAATGCCAGAGTAAAGTAAAGCCACAAGTTACACAATAGTGTTCAGATCATCATCTTTTTTCCTGACAAAATCAATATAATGCAATCAATTTCTGCTGAATCATATCTGCTGAATGTAAGCTTTTCCATATTCCAAGCTTTTTCTGCTGCACTGGGGACACCACATGCCACGTGCGTGTCATGAAAATCATGATAATAAATGAGGAATTATTTGATTGTTGGATTTTAAATCAGAGGGCTTTAAAAGCTTTAAAGCTGTTTTAAAAATGGTAACTGTAATATTCTGATACACTGCTCATTACTGCTAGAAGTAGTACTATTACAGTAACTAAGTTCCTAGTCactagttactgcccaacacgGATTACCTTTACTTTTATTAGTTCAAAACAAtcatgtaaagcaatatatttctATCTTGGACCAGGGGCCTCAGCAAACTTGTCAGATGacctaaaatgatttaaaataagacaaaataagcATTCCAAATTCAATgagctaaaacaacaacaaacatatgATTTTATTACTTTAGTATTGAAAATTCATCCCCACACCTTGGATCCCCATCTTGTAAATAagtatttacaataataattgtaattaatacagttattattatttattttatttttttcaaagtgaGTAAAATTGAGTcaatttattatttctttcttttctcatcAAGTAAATCACAAACAACTGGGCCACCGGATATTTCTGGGGActgtggggtcagtaagaatgagaaaaaaaacatacaagtgaGCAAATTTCTCCATATTTGGACACAAGACAAGTGATTTACCTTCATGCCTGGACTTGAACATGGCATCTGAAAAATGCAGACAAAAATCTACCCCTCAGGTCTGGTCTACTGTTCCCCTAGACCCCCCACTCCATATAAAATAATCCACATgcttgatgttttgttttttttaccaaagGAAGTAGACCAGAAACAGTACTGAATCTGTCAAGGCTGTAAATCATGCAGCTGTCCTACATTTCTGTCCAATTAAGAGATCAAACACATGCAGTCTCTGTTTCCAAACACCAGCCCTGTGGGCCAGAGGCCTCAGGAACCTGATCCTTGTGACTCTGTGATCGCATaaatagaaagagaaagaaacagtGTGGGAGAATGATTAATAGCAACACGAAGCCAAAACTCATGATTCACAGGGACACCGATGTACGGTAAACAGACCAGAGAGCGTAAGAGCTAAAGAATGTGAGAGGAAGTATGTCGTGCTGAGTGGGAGTGAATAAGACAGTGGGAGGGAGCAAAAAGTGTAGGTGTGGTGTATCATTCGGTCACTGCTGATTCAAAACAATTCTTTCACTCTCTGCCTCCTCTAAGGTCAAAACTGGAGCTGAAGGCAGAACTTCATAGTTCTCGTACATAGTTGACAACA
The nucleotide sequence above comes from Carassius gibelio isolate Cgi1373 ecotype wild population from Czech Republic chromosome B3, carGib1.2-hapl.c, whole genome shotgun sequence. Encoded proteins:
- the rusf1 gene encoding LOW QUALITY PROTEIN: RUS1 family protein C16orf58 homolog (The sequence of the model RefSeq protein was modified relative to this genomic sequence to represent the inferred CDS: substituted 1 base at 1 genomic stop codon), whose translation is MAEKEDCEGVIATERYGSQESWKYMLKDDGSMKRQKDAADGRLAGNSISGVFKSVFLPQGYPESVSEDYLQYQLWDTVQAFSSSLSGTLATQASLKGVGVGNQEATVAAATITWLLRDGTGMLGRIVFAWLKGNKLDSEAKKWRLFADILNDVAMFIEIAAPHFPPFFTLIVCIAGIFKSIVGVAGGATRAALTVHQARRNNMADISAKDGSQETLVNLAGLLVSLALIPLVTDNPLLTFILFFLFTVLHLFANYKAVRSVVMETLNEARLSIVLHQYLLDGQLLSPVEANQKEPVFLCMALKPNLLQLIGFIMILLLIKILIKNSIDCXNDVLLILRPGELQLALKNNSKPYLIGIKNGTVCVCVGSDASVRDEIMAACQALCLRAVLLDDSSLSGALKQLSNTKDPWELVSQSHKMINHIFQTFLKELDQAKWQTDRTLLDWNEWRVEWSKKRS